One segment of Enterobacter ludwigii DNA contains the following:
- a CDS encoding integrase: MARQTKPLSVKEIESAKPKEADYVLYDGDGLELLIKSSGSKIWQFRYIRPVTKKRAKKSIGPYPSVTLADARNYRAESRSLLAKQIDPQEHQQEQLRSSIEAKTNTFQLVAERWWNVKKASVTADYAEDIWRSLERDVFPAIGDVSVTDIKAHTLVQAVQPVQARGALETVRRLCQRINEVMIYAQNTGLIDAVPSVNIGKAFEKPQKKNMPSIRPDQLPQLMQTMRTASISLSTRCLFMWQLLTITRPAEAAEARWDEVDLEAREWKIPAARMKMNRDHTVPLSDEAIAILEMMKPLSGNREFIFPSRIKPNQPMNSQTVNASLKRAGFGGVLVSHGLRSIASTALNEQGFPPDVIEAALAHVDKNEVRRAYNRSDYLEQRRPMMQWWADFVMAADRGSMIEGGTKGMRLAG; encoded by the coding sequence ATGGCAAGACAAACCAAACCTCTATCCGTTAAAGAAATTGAATCTGCTAAGCCCAAGGAAGCGGACTACGTTCTCTATGATGGTGATGGCCTTGAGCTACTAATCAAATCCAGCGGAAGTAAAATCTGGCAGTTTCGCTACATTCGCCCTGTCACTAAGAAACGTGCGAAGAAGAGCATAGGCCCCTACCCGTCAGTTACCCTTGCCGATGCCCGAAACTATCGGGCAGAGTCCCGCTCTCTTCTGGCGAAACAAATTGATCCCCAGGAACATCAGCAGGAACAACTGCGCAGTTCAATTGAAGCCAAAACCAATACTTTCCAGCTCGTAGCTGAACGTTGGTGGAATGTGAAGAAAGCAAGCGTGACAGCGGACTATGCAGAAGATATCTGGCGCTCTCTTGAGAGAGATGTCTTTCCTGCAATTGGGGACGTTAGCGTTACAGATATTAAAGCTCACACACTGGTTCAGGCCGTTCAACCTGTTCAGGCCAGAGGAGCACTGGAAACCGTTCGTCGACTGTGCCAACGCATTAATGAGGTCATGATCTATGCCCAAAACACAGGGCTGATTGATGCTGTTCCCAGTGTCAACATTGGCAAGGCATTTGAGAAGCCGCAGAAGAAGAATATGCCAAGTATTCGCCCGGATCAGTTGCCTCAGTTGATGCAAACGATGCGAACAGCCAGCATTAGCCTTTCAACACGCTGCTTGTTCATGTGGCAACTTCTTACTATCACCCGTCCCGCCGAAGCGGCTGAAGCTCGCTGGGATGAAGTAGACCTAGAAGCCCGAGAATGGAAGATTCCTGCAGCACGCATGAAAATGAACCGCGACCATACTGTTCCATTGTCAGATGAAGCAATTGCGATACTGGAGATGATGAAGCCGTTAAGTGGAAATCGAGAATTTATCTTTCCCAGCCGCATCAAGCCAAACCAGCCGATGAACAGTCAAACCGTTAACGCATCGCTTAAACGCGCAGGTTTTGGTGGGGTGCTCGTTTCACACGGTTTGCGATCTATTGCCAGTACAGCTCTCAACGAGCAAGGTTTTCCGCCTGATGTGATTGAGGCAGCACTTGCTCATGTGGATAAGAATGAGGTTCGGCGTGCTTATAACCGCAGCGATTACCTGGAGCAACGACGTCCAATGATGCAATGGTGGGCTGATTTTGTGATGGCTGCGGATCGTGGAAGTATGATTGAGGGAGGTACGAAAGGAATGCGTTTAGCGGGATGA
- the smpB gene encoding SsrA-binding protein SmpB: MTKKKAHKPGSATIALNKRARHEYFIEEEFEAGLALQGWEVKSLRAGKANIGDSYVILKDGEAFLFGANFTPLTVASSHYVCDPTRTRKLLLNKRELESLYGRINREGFTVVALSLYWKNAWCKVKVGVAKGKKQHDKRTDLKEREWQLDKARIMKNAGR; this comes from the coding sequence ATGACGAAGAAAAAAGCACATAAACCAGGCTCGGCGACCATTGCGCTCAACAAGCGTGCTCGCCACGAGTATTTTATTGAAGAAGAATTCGAAGCTGGCCTTGCATTGCAGGGCTGGGAAGTAAAATCGCTGCGCGCCGGGAAAGCCAACATCGGTGATAGCTATGTGATCCTGAAAGATGGCGAAGCCTTCCTGTTCGGTGCCAACTTCACGCCGCTGACCGTCGCCTCGTCACACTACGTGTGTGACCCAACGCGTACCCGTAAGCTGCTGTTGAACAAGCGCGAACTGGAGTCCCTTTATGGGCGCATTAACCGTGAAGGCTTCACCGTGGTTGCCCTGTCGCTGTACTGGAAAAATGCCTGGTGCAAAGTGAAAGTTGGCGTCGCGAAGGGTAAAAAACAGCACGACAAACGTACCGATCTGAAAGAGCGCGAATGGCAGCTCGACAAAGCACGTATTATGAAAAACGCAGGACGTTGA
- a CDS encoding type II toxin-antitoxin system RatA family toxin: MPQISRTALVPYSAEQMYQLVNDVQSYPEFIPGCTGSRVLESGPTQMTAAVDVSKAGISKTFTTRNTLTSNQSILMHLVDGPFKTLMGGWKFTPLSADACRIEFQLDFEFTNKLIELAFGRIFKELASNMVQAFTTRAKEVYSVA, translated from the coding sequence ATGCCTCAGATTAGCCGTACTGCGCTTGTTCCATACAGCGCGGAACAAATGTATCAGTTAGTGAACGACGTTCAGTCTTATCCAGAGTTTATTCCGGGATGTACCGGGAGCCGAGTGCTGGAGTCTGGCCCGACGCAGATGACGGCGGCGGTCGATGTCTCCAAAGCGGGGATCAGCAAGACGTTCACCACCCGCAATACGCTGACGAGCAATCAGAGTATTTTGATGCATCTGGTAGATGGTCCGTTTAAAACCCTGATGGGTGGCTGGAAGTTTACCCCCCTCAGCGCTGATGCCTGTCGCATCGAGTTCCAGCTGGACTTTGAGTTTACCAATAAACTGATTGAGCTGGCGTTTGGCCGCATCTTTAAAGAGCTGGCCTCGAATATGGTTCAGGCGTTCACGACCCGCGCCAAAGAGGTTTACAGTGTCGCATAA
- a CDS encoding RnfH family protein, whose product MSHKIAVEVVYALPEKQYLQRVMLDEGATVEAAIRASGILELRRDIDLAKNKVGIYSRPVKLTDVVNEGDRVEIYRPLIADPKELRRQRAEKSGK is encoded by the coding sequence GTGTCGCATAAGATAGCTGTCGAGGTGGTGTATGCGCTGCCGGAGAAGCAATATCTGCAGCGTGTGATGCTGGACGAAGGTGCGACCGTTGAGGCGGCTATTCGCGCTTCTGGCATCCTTGAGCTTCGTCGTGACATCGACCTGGCGAAAAATAAAGTCGGCATTTACAGCCGTCCGGTCAAACTGACTGATGTGGTGAATGAGGGTGACAGGGTCGAAATTTATCGCCCGCTGATTGCCGACCCGAAAGAGCTGCGTCGCCAGCGTGCGGAGAAATCGGGTAAGTAG
- the bamE gene encoding outer membrane protein assembly factor BamE, translated as MRCKMLTAAAAVLLMLTAGCSTLEKVVYRPDINQGNYLTPNDVSKIRVGMTQQQVAYALGTPMMSDPFGTNTWFYVFRQQPGHEDASQQTLTLTFSSAGVLTNIDNKPALTK; from the coding sequence ATGCGTTGTAAAATGCTGACCGCTGCCGCAGCGGTTCTTCTGATGTTGACCGCAGGCTGTTCCACTCTGGAGAAAGTGGTTTACCGTCCTGACATCAACCAGGGGAACTACCTTACCCCTAACGATGTGTCCAAAATCCGTGTGGGGATGACACAACAGCAGGTCGCTTATGCACTTGGAACCCCAATGATGTCCGATCCGTTCGGCACAAACACCTGGTTCTATGTATTCCGTCAGCAGCCGGGCCATGAAGACGCGTCCCAGCAGACCCTGACGCTGACCTTCAGCAGCGCCGGTGTGTTGACTAACATCGACAACAAGCCTGCCCTGACCAAATAA
- the recN gene encoding DNA repair protein RecN: MLAQLTISNFAIVRELEIDFHSGMTAITGETGAGKSIAIDALGLCLGGRAEGDMVRRGANRADLCARFSLKDTPAALRWLEENQLEDGRECLLRRVISSDGRSRGFINGTAVPLSQLRELGQLLIQIHGQHAHQQLIKPEQQKALLDGYAGEYALTQRMAEHYRQWHQSCRELAQHQQQSQERAARAELLEYQLKELNEFSPQAGEFELIDEEYKRLANSGHLLSTSQNALNMLADGEDVNLQSQLYNVRQLITELAGMDSKLSGVLDMLEEAAIQISEASDELRHYCERLDLDPNRLFELEQRISRQISLARKHHVTPEELPGYYQSLLDEQQQLDDQADSLETLSLAVNLHHEQALTTAKQLHEIRQHYAQELSQHITDSMHTLAMPHGVFTIDVRFEENHLTAEGADRIEFRVTTNPGQPLQPISKVASGGELSRIALAIQVITARKMETPALIFDEVDVGISGPTAAVVGKLLRQLGESTQVMCVTHLPQVAGCGHHHFIVSKETDGEMTETHMKPLDKRARLQELARLLGGSEVTRNTLANAKELLAA, encoded by the coding sequence ATGCTGGCACAACTGACCATCAGCAACTTTGCCATAGTTCGTGAGCTTGAGATCGATTTCCACAGCGGCATGACGGCGATCACCGGGGAAACCGGTGCGGGTAAATCCATTGCCATAGATGCCCTCGGCTTGTGCCTCGGCGGCCGTGCAGAAGGTGACATGGTGCGCAGGGGCGCAAACCGTGCCGATCTCTGCGCTCGCTTTTCCCTGAAAGATACCCCTGCCGCCCTGCGCTGGCTCGAAGAGAACCAGCTGGAAGACGGACGTGAGTGTTTACTTCGTCGCGTTATCAGCAGCGATGGTCGTTCCCGCGGCTTTATCAACGGCACCGCAGTCCCGCTTTCCCAGCTTCGCGAGCTCGGCCAGTTACTCATTCAGATCCACGGCCAGCACGCGCACCAGCAACTCATTAAACCGGAGCAGCAGAAAGCGCTGCTTGATGGCTATGCTGGTGAGTACGCACTTACTCAGCGCATGGCGGAGCACTATCGCCAGTGGCATCAAAGCTGCCGTGAGCTTGCCCAGCACCAGCAGCAAAGCCAGGAGCGTGCCGCCCGTGCTGAGCTTCTGGAATACCAGCTTAAAGAACTCAACGAATTTAGCCCGCAGGCGGGTGAATTTGAGCTTATCGACGAAGAGTACAAGCGCCTGGCTAACAGCGGTCACCTGCTCTCAACCAGCCAGAATGCCCTTAACATGCTGGCTGACGGTGAAGACGTGAACCTGCAGAGCCAGCTGTATAATGTTCGTCAGCTCATCACCGAGCTGGCCGGCATGGACAGCAAACTCTCTGGCGTACTGGATATGCTGGAAGAGGCCGCGATTCAGATTTCAGAAGCCAGTGACGAACTGCGCCACTACTGTGAACGTCTGGATCTCGACCCGAACCGTCTGTTTGAACTGGAGCAACGCATCTCCCGTCAGATCTCGCTGGCGCGTAAGCACCACGTTACGCCAGAAGAACTGCCTGGCTACTATCAGTCCCTGCTTGATGAACAACAGCAGCTTGACGATCAGGCTGACTCGCTGGAAACCCTGTCACTGGCGGTGAACCTGCACCATGAACAGGCGCTGACGACGGCGAAACAGCTGCATGAGATCCGTCAACATTACGCCCAGGAACTGAGCCAGCACATCACCGACAGCATGCACACGCTGGCGATGCCGCACGGCGTATTCACCATCGATGTCCGTTTCGAAGAGAACCATCTGACGGCGGAAGGTGCGGACCGTATCGAATTCCGCGTCACCACCAACCCGGGGCAGCCGTTGCAGCCCATCTCTAAAGTGGCTTCCGGCGGTGAACTGTCGCGTATCGCGCTGGCGATTCAGGTGATTACCGCACGTAAAATGGAAACCCCGGCGCTGATTTTCGATGAAGTAGACGTGGGGATCAGCGGCCCTACGGCGGCGGTCGTCGGCAAACTGTTGCGCCAGTTGGGTGAATCAACGCAGGTCATGTGTGTTACCCACCTGCCGCAGGTGGCCGGGTGTGGTCATCATCACTTTATCGTCAGCAAAGAAACTGACGGTGAAATGACAGAAACGCATATGAAGCCACTGGATAAACGCGCACGTCTGCAGGAGCTGGCACGCCTGCTGGGCGGCAGTGAAGTCACGCGAAATACGCTCGCGAACGCGAAAGAACTGCTGGCGGCATAA
- the nadK gene encoding NAD(+) kinase: MNNHFRCIGIVGHPRHPTALTTHEMLYRWLCSKGYEVMVEQQIAQELQLKSVKTGTLAEIGQQADLAVVVGGDGNMLGAARTLARYDIKVIGINRGNLGFLTDLDPDNAQQQLADVLEGHYISEKRFLLEAQVCQQDCQKRISTAINEVVLHPGKVAHMIEFEVYIDEIFAFSQRSDGLIISTPTGSTAYSLSAGGPILTPSLDAITLVPMFPHTLSARPLVINSSSTIRLRFSHRRNDLEISCDSQIALPIQEGEDVLIRRCDYHLNLIHPKDYSYFNTLSSKLGWSKKLF; the protein is encoded by the coding sequence ATGAATAATCATTTCAGGTGTATTGGGATCGTCGGGCATCCGCGTCACCCTACCGCATTGACGACACATGAAATGTTGTATCGCTGGCTGTGTAGCAAAGGCTATGAAGTGATGGTCGAGCAGCAGATTGCCCAGGAGCTGCAGCTGAAGAGTGTCAAAACCGGCACGCTGGCGGAAATTGGCCAGCAGGCGGATCTCGCCGTGGTGGTCGGTGGCGACGGCAATATGCTCGGCGCGGCCCGAACGCTTGCGCGTTATGACATCAAGGTCATTGGTATCAACCGCGGCAATCTCGGCTTTCTGACCGACCTCGATCCGGACAACGCCCAGCAGCAGCTGGCCGACGTGCTGGAAGGTCATTATATCAGCGAAAAACGCTTTTTGCTGGAAGCGCAGGTGTGTCAGCAGGACTGCCAGAAGCGCATCAGCACCGCGATTAACGAAGTAGTGCTCCATCCCGGCAAAGTGGCGCACATGATTGAGTTCGAAGTCTATATCGACGAAATCTTCGCCTTCTCGCAGCGTTCTGACGGGCTGATTATCTCCACGCCGACAGGGTCGACTGCCTACTCGCTCTCTGCGGGTGGCCCGATCCTCACCCCTTCACTGGATGCCATCACTCTGGTGCCGATGTTCCCGCACACGCTCTCCGCGCGTCCGCTGGTGATCAACAGCAGCAGCACCATTCGTCTGCGTTTCTCGCACCGCCGTAACGATCTGGAGATCAGCTGCGACAGCCAGATTGCGCTGCCTATTCAGGAAGGTGAAGATGTTCTCATTCGTCGGTGTGATTACCACCTGAATCTTATTCACCCGAAAGATTACAGCTATTTCAATACATTAAGCTCGAAGCTTGGCTGGTCAAAAAAATTGTTCTGA
- the grpE gene encoding nucleotide exchange factor GrpE, which translates to MSSKEQKTPEGQAPEEIITEQHDDVEAVEPDASAEQVDPRDEKIANLEAQLVEAQNRERDSVLRIKAEMENLRRRTEQDVEKAHKFALEKFINELLPVIDSLDRALEVADKANPDNTAMIEGIELTLKSMLDVVRKFGVEVVGDTNVPLDPNVHQAIAMVESEDVEAGKVLGVMQKGYTLNGRTIRAAMVTVAKAKA; encoded by the coding sequence ATGAGTAGTAAAGAACAGAAAACGCCTGAGGGGCAAGCCCCTGAAGAAATTATCACGGAACAGCACGATGATGTTGAGGCTGTAGAGCCGGACGCATCTGCTGAGCAGGTGGACCCGCGCGATGAAAAAATTGCGAATCTGGAAGCTCAGCTGGTAGAAGCACAGAATCGCGAACGCGACAGTGTTCTGCGCATCAAGGCGGAAATGGAAAACCTGCGCCGTCGTACCGAGCAGGACGTTGAGAAGGCGCATAAATTTGCGCTGGAGAAATTTATCAACGAACTGCTGCCGGTGATTGATAGCCTGGATCGCGCACTGGAAGTGGCTGATAAAGCTAACCCGGACAACACCGCGATGATCGAAGGTATCGAACTGACGCTGAAATCCATGCTGGATGTGGTACGTAAGTTTGGCGTGGAAGTGGTTGGCGATACCAACGTTCCGCTGGATCCAAACGTGCACCAGGCGATTGCGATGGTGGAATCAGAAGACGTTGAAGCCGGTAAAGTGCTTGGCGTGATGCAGAAAGGTTATACCCTGAACGGTCGTACCATTCGTGCTGCAATGGTTACCGTGGCGAAAGCGAAAGCGTAA
- a CDS encoding HlyC/CorC family transporter yields MEHISTTTLIITLIVMVVISAYFSGSETGMMTLNRYRLRHRAKQGNRAARRVEKLLRQPDRLISLVLIGNNLVNILASALGTIVGMRLYGNAGVAIATGVLTFVVLVFAEVLPKTIAALYPEKVAYPSSFLLAPLLILMMPLVWLLNMVTRILMRMIGIKADVTISSALSKEELRTIVHESRSQISRRNQDMLLSVLDLEKVSVNDIMVPRNEIVGIDINDDWKAIVRQLTHSPHGRIVLYRDSLDDAISMLRVREAYRLMTEKKEFTKEVMLRAADEIYYVPEGTPLSTQLVKFQRNKKKVGLVVNEYGDIQGLVTVEDILEEIVGDFTTSMSPSLAEEVTPQNDGSVLIDGSANIRELNKAFNWHLPEDEARTINGMILEALEEIPAAGTRVRIEQYDIDILDVQDNMIKQVKVLPVKPIRESIAE; encoded by the coding sequence CTGGAACACATCTCTACCACCACGCTGATCATTACGCTGATCGTCATGGTGGTCATCTCCGCCTATTTCTCCGGCTCGGAAACCGGCATGATGACCTTAAACCGCTACCGGTTACGTCATCGTGCTAAACAGGGTAACCGTGCCGCCCGTCGCGTCGAAAAACTGCTGCGTCAACCGGATCGTCTGATCAGTCTGGTGCTCATCGGTAACAACCTCGTCAACATTCTTGCCTCTGCGCTCGGTACCATCGTTGGGATGCGCCTGTACGGCAACGCCGGCGTCGCCATTGCCACCGGTGTGCTGACGTTTGTGGTGCTGGTGTTTGCAGAAGTGCTGCCTAAAACCATCGCCGCGCTCTACCCGGAAAAAGTGGCCTACCCCAGCAGCTTCCTGCTGGCACCGCTGCTGATCCTGATGATGCCGCTGGTCTGGTTACTGAACATGGTGACGCGTATTCTGATGCGGATGATCGGTATCAAAGCAGACGTCACCATCAGCAGCGCGCTCAGCAAAGAAGAGCTGCGCACCATCGTGCATGAATCGCGCTCGCAGATCTCCCGGCGTAATCAGGACATGCTGCTGTCGGTACTGGATCTGGAAAAGGTCAGCGTTAACGACATCATGGTGCCGCGTAATGAGATCGTCGGCATTGATATCAATGACGACTGGAAAGCCATCGTCCGCCAGCTGACCCACTCCCCGCACGGGCGTATCGTGCTGTACCGCGACTCTCTGGACGATGCCATCAGCATGCTGCGCGTGCGCGAAGCTTATCGTCTGATGACCGAGAAAAAAGAGTTCACCAAAGAGGTGATGCTCCGCGCCGCCGACGAAATTTATTACGTGCCGGAAGGAACGCCGCTCAGCACCCAGCTGGTGAAGTTCCAGCGTAACAAGAAGAAGGTCGGCCTGGTGGTCAATGAGTACGGGGATATCCAGGGGCTGGTGACGGTTGAAGATATTCTGGAAGAGATTGTCGGGGACTTTACCACCTCAATGTCCCCTTCCCTTGCGGAAGAAGTCACCCCGCAAAACGACGGCTCGGTGCTGATCGACGGTAGCGCGAACATTCGCGAGCTCAATAAAGCCTTTAACTGGCATTTACCGGAAGATGAAGCACGCACCATAAACGGGATGATTCTGGAAGCACTGGAAGAGATCCCGGCGGCGGGCACGCGGGTGCGCATTGAGCAATACGATATTGATATCCTGGACGTGCAGGACAATATGATTAAGCAGGTGAAAGTCCTGCCGGTAAAACCGATTCGGGAAAGTATTGCTGAGTAG
- a CDS encoding cytochrome C assembly family protein codes for MPVFALIALVAYSVSLALIIPGLLQKNSGWRRMAILSAVIALISHAFALESRIIPGDGSVQNLSVLNVGSLVSLMICTVMTIVASKNRGWLLLPIVYAFALINLALATFMPNEFITHLEATPGMLVHIGLSLFAYATLIIAALYAMQLAWIDYQLKNKKLAFNHEMPPLMVIERKMFHITQVGVVLLTLTLCTGLFYMKNLFSVENIDKAVLSIIAWFVYIVLLWGHYHEGWRGRRVVWFNVAGAGILTLAYFGSRFIQQFAG; via the coding sequence ATGCCTGTTTTCGCACTGATCGCCCTTGTTGCCTACTCTGTCAGCCTCGCGCTGATCATTCCTGGACTGCTGCAAAAAAACAGCGGCTGGCGACGCATGGCTATTCTTTCGGCGGTGATCGCACTGATAAGCCATGCGTTCGCGCTGGAATCGCGCATTATCCCCGGCGATGGCAGCGTACAGAACCTGAGCGTGCTCAACGTCGGCTCGTTGGTCAGCCTGATGATCTGTACGGTGATGACCATTGTCGCCTCTAAAAACCGCGGCTGGCTGCTACTGCCGATTGTGTATGCCTTCGCGCTGATTAACCTGGCCCTGGCCACGTTTATGCCCAATGAGTTTATTACGCATCTGGAAGCGACGCCGGGAATGCTGGTGCATATCGGCCTGTCACTCTTCGCTTACGCAACGCTCATTATCGCCGCGCTCTATGCCATGCAGCTCGCCTGGATTGACTATCAGCTGAAAAACAAAAAGCTGGCCTTTAACCATGAGATGCCGCCGCTGATGGTGATTGAGCGTAAGATGTTCCACATCACGCAGGTCGGTGTCGTGCTGCTGACGTTAACGCTGTGCACGGGCCTGTTTTATATGAAAAACCTGTTCAGCGTGGAGAATATCGATAAAGCGGTCCTCTCCATCATCGCGTGGTTTGTCTATATTGTCCTGTTATGGGGCCATTATCATGAAGGCTGGCGCGGTCGTCGCGTGGTCTGGTTCAACGTCGCGGGCGCGGGCATTCTCACCCTTGCCTATTTTGGCAGCCGCTTCATACAGCAATTTGCTGGCTAA
- the ffh gene encoding signal recognition particle protein, with protein MFDNLTDRLSRTLRNISGRGRLTEDNIKETLREVRMALLEADVALPVVRDFINRVKEKAVGHEVNKSLTPGQEFVKIVRNELVSAMGEENQVLNLAAQPPAVVLMAGLQGAGKTTSVGKLGKFLREKHKKKVLVVSADVYRPAAIKQLETLAQQVSVDFFPSDVAQKPVDIVNAALKEAKLKFYDVLLVDTAGRLHVDEAMMDEIKQVHAAINPVETLFVVDAMTGQDAANTAKAFNEALPLTGVVLTKVDGDARGGAALSIRHITGKPIKFLGVGEKTEALEPFHPDRIASRILGMGDVLSLIEDIESKVDRAQAEKLASKLKKGDGFDLTDFLEQLRQMKNMGGMASLMGKLPGMGQIPDNVKAQMDDKVLVRMEAIINSMTLKERANPDIIKGSRKRRIAAGCGMQVQDVNRLLKQFDDMQRMMKKMKKGGMAKMMRGMKGMMPPGFPGR; from the coding sequence ATGTTTGATAATTTAACCGATCGTTTGTCGCGCACGCTGCGCAACATCAGCGGCCGCGGACGCCTTACCGAAGACAACATCAAGGAAACGCTGCGCGAAGTGCGCATGGCGCTGCTGGAAGCAGACGTCGCGTTGCCGGTTGTTCGTGATTTTATCAACCGCGTTAAAGAGAAGGCGGTTGGTCATGAAGTTAACAAGAGCCTGACCCCGGGTCAGGAGTTCGTCAAAATCGTCCGTAACGAACTGGTTTCGGCGATGGGCGAAGAGAACCAGGTGCTTAACCTGGCGGCACAGCCACCGGCCGTCGTGCTGATGGCGGGCCTGCAGGGTGCGGGTAAAACCACCAGCGTGGGTAAGCTGGGTAAATTCCTGCGTGAAAAGCACAAGAAAAAAGTGCTGGTCGTTTCTGCGGACGTCTATCGCCCGGCGGCGATTAAACAGCTGGAAACCCTGGCGCAGCAGGTCAGCGTGGATTTCTTCCCGTCTGACGTTGCCCAGAAGCCTGTCGACATCGTTAACGCGGCGCTGAAAGAGGCGAAGCTGAAATTCTACGACGTGCTGCTGGTGGATACCGCCGGTCGTCTGCACGTTGACGAAGCGATGATGGATGAGATCAAACAGGTGCATGCCGCTATCAATCCGGTAGAGACCCTGTTTGTTGTTGACGCCATGACCGGTCAGGATGCGGCGAACACCGCGAAAGCGTTTAACGAAGCGCTGCCGTTAACCGGCGTAGTGCTGACCAAAGTGGACGGTGACGCCCGCGGCGGTGCGGCGCTTTCGATTCGTCATATCACCGGCAAGCCGATTAAATTCCTCGGTGTGGGTGAGAAAACCGAAGCGCTGGAGCCGTTCCACCCGGACCGTATCGCCTCCCGTATCCTCGGCATGGGCGACGTGCTGTCGCTTATCGAAGATATCGAGAGCAAGGTTGACCGCGCCCAGGCTGAGAAGCTGGCCAGCAAGCTGAAAAAAGGCGACGGCTTTGACCTGACCGATTTCCTTGAGCAGCTGCGTCAGATGAAAAACATGGGCGGCATGGCAAGCCTGATGGGCAAACTGCCGGGCATGGGCCAGATCCCTGACAACGTAAAAGCGCAGATGGATGACAAGGTGCTGGTGCGTATGGAGGCGATCATCAACTCGATGACCCTCAAGGAACGTGCTAACCCGGACATCATCAAAGGGTCCCGCAAACGCCGTATCGCAGCCGGTTGCGGCATGCAGGTGCAGGACGTAAACCGCCTTCTGAAACAGTTCGACGACATGCAGCGCATGATGAAGAAAATGAAGAAAGGCGGCATGGCGAAGATGATGCGTGGCATGAAGGGCATGATGCCGCCAGGATTCCCTGGCCGTTAA
- the rpsP gene encoding 30S ribosomal protein S16 has product MVTIRLARHGAKKRPFYQVVVTDSRNARNGRFIERVGFFNPIASGSEEETRLDLDRIAHWVGQGATVSDRVATLIKAANKAA; this is encoded by the coding sequence ATGGTAACTATTCGTTTAGCACGTCACGGCGCTAAAAAGCGTCCGTTCTACCAGGTTGTTGTTACTGACAGCCGTAATGCACGCAACGGTCGCTTCATTGAGCGCGTTGGTTTCTTCAACCCGATCGCTTCTGGTTCTGAAGAAGAAACCCGTCTGGATCTGGATCGTATCGCTCACTGGGTTGGCCAGGGCGCTACTGTTTCCGATCGCGTTGCTACGCTGATCAAAGCAGCAAACAAAGCAGCTTAA
- the rimM gene encoding ribosome maturation factor RimM (Essential for efficient processing of 16S rRNA), with protein sequence MMSNKAPVEPIVLGKMGSCYGIRGWLRVFSSTEDADSIFNYQPWFIQKAGKWEEVELESWRHHNQDIIIKLKGIDDRDAANALTNCEIIVDSSQLPQLEEGDYYWKDLMDCQVVTTEGYSLGKVIDMMETGSNDVLVIRANLKDAFGIKERLVPFLDGQVIKKVDLATQTIEVDWDPGF encoded by the coding sequence ATGATGAGCAATAAAGCACCTGTTGAACCGATTGTATTGGGCAAAATGGGTTCTTGCTACGGTATTCGTGGTTGGCTCAGAGTGTTTTCCTCCACTGAAGACGCTGATAGCATTTTTAATTACCAGCCCTGGTTTATCCAGAAAGCCGGTAAGTGGGAAGAGGTCGAGCTGGAAAGCTGGCGTCACCACAATCAGGACATCATCATCAAGCTGAAAGGCATTGACGATCGTGATGCCGCGAATGCACTGACTAATTGTGAAATTATCGTGGATTCGTCGCAGTTGCCGCAGCTGGAAGAGGGCGACTACTACTGGAAAGACCTTATGGATTGCCAGGTGGTCACCACTGAAGGTTATAGCCTGGGGAAAGTCATCGACATGATGGAAACCGGGTCAAATGACGTTCTCGTCATTAGGGCAAACCTGAAAGATGCATTTGGCATCAAGGAGCGGTTGGTTCCGTTCCTCGATGGACAGGTTATCAAGAAAGTCGATCTCGCTACTCAAACGATTGAAGTAGATTGGGATCCTGGTTTTTAA